One Pseudomonas fluorescens genomic region harbors:
- the glcD gene encoding glycolate oxidase subunit GlcD, with translation MNILYDERLDGQLPEVNKAELLKALQQAMPDLDILWREEELKPYECDGLSAYRTTPMLVALPQRLEQVQTLLRLCHQNNVPVVARGAGTGLSGGALPLEKGLLLVMARFNNILHIDPAARTARVQPGVRNLAISQAAAPFGLYYAPDPSSQIACSIGGNVAENAGGVHCLKYGLTVHNLLKIEVLTIEGERLTLGCEALDSAGFDLLALFTGSEGLLGIITEVTVKLLPKPQVAKVLLASFDSVEKAGRAVAEIIAAGIIPGGLEMMDNLAIRAAEDFIHAGYPVEAEAILLCELDGVEADVHDDCQRVREVMNQTGASEVRQAQDEAERVRFWAGRKNAFPAIGRLSPDYYCMDGTIPRRELPGVLQGIARLGQEYGLRVANVFHAGDGNMHPLILFDANQPGELHRAEALGGKILELCVQVGGSITGEHGVGREKINQMCAQFNSDELRLFHAVKAAFDPQGLLNPGKNIPTLHRCAEFGAMHIHAGQLPFPELERF, from the coding sequence ATGAATATTCTTTATGACGAGCGCCTCGACGGTCAGTTGCCAGAGGTGAACAAGGCCGAGTTGCTCAAGGCCCTGCAACAGGCCATGCCGGACCTCGATATCTTGTGGCGCGAGGAAGAACTCAAACCCTACGAATGCGACGGCCTGTCCGCCTACCGCACCACACCGATGCTGGTCGCCCTGCCCCAGCGTCTGGAACAGGTGCAAACCCTGCTCAGGCTCTGCCATCAGAACAACGTACCCGTGGTCGCTCGCGGCGCCGGGACTGGCTTGTCCGGCGGTGCCTTGCCACTGGAAAAAGGCCTGCTGCTGGTCATGGCACGCTTCAACAATATTCTGCATATCGACCCCGCCGCGCGCACCGCTCGGGTACAACCCGGCGTGCGCAATCTGGCGATCTCCCAGGCAGCTGCGCCCTTCGGGCTCTATTACGCGCCGGATCCGTCGTCGCAGATCGCCTGTTCGATTGGCGGCAATGTCGCCGAAAACGCCGGCGGCGTGCATTGTCTGAAGTACGGCCTGACCGTGCACAATCTGCTGAAAATCGAAGTACTGACCATCGAGGGCGAACGCCTGACGCTGGGTTGCGAAGCGCTCGACTCAGCAGGCTTCGACTTGCTCGCATTGTTCACCGGCTCCGAGGGCTTGCTGGGGATTATCACCGAAGTCACGGTCAAATTGCTGCCAAAGCCGCAGGTCGCAAAAGTGTTGCTCGCCAGTTTCGATTCGGTGGAAAAGGCTGGCCGCGCCGTGGCTGAAATCATCGCGGCGGGGATCATTCCCGGTGGGCTGGAAATGATGGACAACCTGGCCATTCGCGCCGCCGAAGACTTCATCCATGCCGGTTACCCGGTCGAAGCCGAGGCAATTCTGTTGTGCGAACTCGACGGCGTCGAAGCCGATGTTCACGACGATTGCCAGCGAGTCCGCGAGGTGATGAATCAGACCGGGGCCAGCGAAGTGCGTCAGGCGCAGGACGAAGCCGAGCGCGTGCGCTTCTGGGCCGGGCGTAAAAACGCCTTCCCCGCCATCGGGCGCCTGTCGCCCGATTACTACTGCATGGACGGCACCATCCCGCGCCGCGAACTGCCCGGTGTCCTGCAGGGCATCGCGCGCCTCGGACAAGAATATGGTTTGCGCGTGGCCAACGTGTTCCATGCCGGCGACGGTAACATGCATCCGTTGATCCTGTTCGACGCCAACCAACCCGGCGAACTGCATCGCGCTGAAGCCCTTGGCGGCAAGATCCTTGAATTGTGCGTGCAGGTCGGCGGCAGCATCACCGGCGAACACGGCGTCGGCCGCGAGAAAATCAATCAGATGTGCGCGCAATTCAACAGCGATGAGTTGCGCCTGTTTCACGCGGTAAAAGCCGCATTCGATCCGCAAGGTCTGCTCAATCCCGGCAAGAACATCCCGACGTTGCACCGTTGTGCCGAGTTTGGCGCCATGCACATTCACGCCGGACAGCTGCCGTTCCCCGAACTGGAGCGTTTCTGA
- the glcE gene encoding glycolate oxidase subunit GlcE, with protein sequence MTDSDAVDALLDQVNQARANATPLKIQGGNSKTFLGREVAGEVLDTRAHRGIVRYEPTELVISVRAGTPLSELLAALDEAGQMLPCEPPSFAGGATVGGMIASGLSGPRRPWSGSVRDFVLGTRVITGLGQHLRFGGEVMKNVAGYDLSRLMAGSFGCLGVLTEVSLKVLPKPRQCLSIRLDIDGPRALARLAEWGQQPLPISAACHDGTRLYLRLEGGEGSVTAAHQRLGGEPLDSVFWRDLNEHRLAFFDEGLPLWRLSLPNNLGTLNLPGKQLIDWAGAQRWLKSDATNIHALAHELGGHATCFTHGACESPFQPLAPTLLRYHRQLKAQLDPQGLFNPGRMYAEL encoded by the coding sequence ATGACCGACTCCGATGCCGTCGATGCCCTGCTCGATCAGGTCAATCAGGCGCGGGCCAACGCCACGCCGCTGAAAATTCAGGGCGGCAACAGCAAGACGTTCCTCGGTCGCGAAGTGGCCGGCGAAGTGCTCGACACCCGCGCCCATCGCGGCATTGTCCGTTATGAGCCGACCGAGCTTGTGATCAGCGTGCGCGCCGGCACGCCGCTGTCAGAGCTACTTGCGGCGCTGGATGAAGCCGGGCAGATGTTGCCGTGCGAGCCGCCGTCATTCGCTGGAGGCGCCACGGTCGGTGGCATGATCGCCAGCGGCTTGTCCGGGCCGCGGCGCCCGTGGTCAGGTTCGGTACGGGATTTCGTCTTGGGTACACGAGTGATCACAGGCCTCGGCCAGCACCTGCGGTTCGGTGGCGAAGTGATGAAAAATGTCGCCGGGTATGACCTGTCACGCTTGATGGCGGGTAGTTTCGGCTGCCTCGGCGTGCTCACCGAAGTGTCGCTGAAAGTTCTGCCCAAACCGCGCCAGTGCCTGAGCATCCGCCTCGATATCGACGGCCCCCGCGCCTTGGCCAGACTGGCCGAATGGGGGCAGCAACCGCTGCCGATCAGCGCCGCGTGCCACGATGGCACCCGTCTGTATTTGCGCCTTGAGGGCGGCGAAGGCTCGGTAACGGCAGCCCATCAACGCCTTGGCGGTGAACCGTTGGATTCAGTGTTTTGGCGCGATCTGAATGAACACCGTCTGGCATTCTTTGACGAAGGCTTGCCATTGTGGCGGCTGTCGCTGCCGAACAATCTCGGGACACTGAATTTGCCCGGCAAGCAACTGATCGATTGGGCAGGCGCGCAACGCTGGCTAAAGTCCGATGCGACAAACATTCACGCCCTCGCCCATGAACTCGGTGGTCACGCGACCTGTTTCACCCACGGCGCCTGCGAGTCACCCTTCCAGCCACTGGCGCCGACGCTGCTACGCTACCACCGGCAACTCAAAGCGCAACTCGACCCGCAAGGGCTGTTCAACCCCGGGCGGATGTACGCGGAGTTATAG
- a CDS encoding arginine N-succinyltransferase — MLVLRPVEPTDLPQLQQLARASLVGVTSLPDDSERLREKIASSCTSFDSAAATHGPENYFFVLEDLTSQCLVGCSEILATAGFDEPFYSLRNRHFTSASRELNITHGVPALSLCHDLSGHTLLRGFHIDASLARTPFAELLSRARLLFIAAHAPRFAEAVITEIVGYSDENGHSPFWDALGKHFFDLPYAEAERLCGLQSRSFLAELMPQYPIYVPMLPPAAQECIGRIHPDGQEAFDILEREGFETNSYIDLFDAGPTLYARTANIRSIARSQTVEIREHPSIDARGRYLLSNDALHGYRAIVAELDCQPDQPLALTRAMCAALDVTDGSPIRLIAL, encoded by the coding sequence ATGCTGGTCTTACGTCCAGTTGAGCCAACCGACCTGCCCCAATTGCAACAGCTGGCCCGCGCCAGCCTGGTCGGCGTGACGTCGTTGCCGGACGACAGCGAACGTCTGCGCGAAAAGATCGCCTCGTCCTGCACCTCGTTCGACAGTGCCGCCGCGACGCACGGCCCGGAAAACTATTTCTTCGTGCTCGAGGATCTCACTAGCCAATGCTTGGTCGGTTGCTCGGAAATACTCGCCACCGCCGGTTTCGACGAGCCGTTCTACAGCCTGCGCAACCGCCACTTCACCAGTGCCTCGCGCGAACTCAACATCACGCATGGCGTCCCGGCATTGTCGCTATGCCATGACCTCAGCGGCCATACGTTGCTGCGCGGTTTTCACATTGATGCGAGTCTGGCGCGTACGCCTTTTGCCGAACTGCTCTCGCGGGCGCGGTTGTTGTTCATCGCGGCCCATGCGCCGCGCTTCGCCGAAGCGGTGATTACTGAGATCGTCGGTTACAGCGACGAAAACGGCCACTCACCATTTTGGGATGCGCTGGGCAAACACTTCTTCGACTTGCCATACGCCGAAGCCGAGCGTCTGTGCGGATTGCAAAGCCGCAGTTTTCTCGCCGAACTGATGCCGCAATACCCGATTTACGTGCCGATGCTGCCGCCGGCCGCACAGGAATGCATCGGGCGCATCCATCCGGACGGCCAGGAAGCTTTCGATATCCTTGAACGCGAAGGGTTTGAAACCAACAGCTACATCGATCTGTTCGATGCCGGCCCGACCTTGTATGCGCGCACGGCCAATATCCGTTCGATCGCACGCAGCCAGACTGTCGAAATCCGCGAACACCCGTCGATCGACGCGCGCGGCCGCTATCTGCTGAGCAACGACGCCTTGCACGGCTACCGCGCCATCGTCGCCGAACTCGATTGCCAACCCGATCAACCGCTGGCCCTTACCCGTGCAATGTGCGCGGCGCTGGACGTGACCGATGGCAGCCCGATCCGGCTGATTGCGTTATGA
- the astA gene encoding arginine N-succinyltransferase: MIVRPVKVSDLPALMTLVQQAGPGFTTLPANEDRLAHRVRWAQRAFAEQVERADADYLFVLEDDDSRVVGVSAMSGAVGLREPWYNYRVGLTVSSAPDLGIQRQIPTLFLNNELTGQSELCSLFLDHGYRHGSNGRLLSLGRLLFVAEFPHLFGEKMIAELRGSADEQGCSPFWDSLGRHFFQMDFSHADHLSGLGNKSFIAELMPRQPLYTCMLTEQAQAAIGQAHPNTEPALKILQAEGFAHKGYIDIFDGGPVIEAPVRSIRTVRESLELTLSLGTPDEQAPLWLIHNRRLENCRITVARGRRVGSHLAIDRATAQRLQLQPGNSVRAVMLPSQQQQAVAA, encoded by the coding sequence ATGATTGTCCGTCCGGTCAAAGTCAGCGATCTGCCGGCGTTGATGACGCTGGTGCAACAGGCGGGCCCAGGGTTCACGACGCTGCCGGCCAACGAAGATCGCCTGGCCCATCGGGTGCGCTGGGCGCAGCGGGCCTTTGCCGAACAGGTGGAGCGCGCCGATGCCGATTACCTGTTTGTCCTCGAAGACGACGATTCACGCGTAGTCGGTGTCAGCGCAATGTCCGGGGCGGTGGGCTTGCGTGAACCCTGGTACAACTATCGCGTCGGCCTGACCGTCAGTTCGGCGCCGGATTTGGGTATTCAGCGGCAGATTCCGACGCTGTTCCTCAACAATGAGCTGACCGGCCAATCGGAACTGTGCTCGCTGTTTCTCGACCATGGTTACCGTCACGGCAGCAACGGCCGCCTGCTATCGCTGGGCCGCTTGCTGTTCGTCGCCGAGTTTCCGCATTTATTTGGCGAGAAGATGATCGCTGAATTGCGCGGCAGCGCCGATGAACAAGGCTGTTCGCCGTTCTGGGACAGTCTGGGTCGGCACTTCTTCCAGATGGACTTCAGCCATGCCGATCACTTGTCCGGGCTGGGCAACAAATCCTTCATCGCCGAACTGATGCCACGCCAGCCGCTGTACACCTGCATGCTCACCGAACAGGCCCAGGCCGCGATCGGTCAGGCGCACCCCAATACCGAACCGGCGCTGAAAATTCTCCAGGCCGAAGGTTTTGCTCATAAAGGCTATATCGACATTTTCGACGGCGGCCCGGTGATCGAAGCCCCCGTGCGCAGCATCCGCACCGTCCGCGAAAGCCTTGAGCTGACGCTGAGCCTCGGCACTCCAGATGAACAGGCGCCGCTCTGGCTGATCCATAATCGCCGGCTGGAGAATTGCCGAATTACCGTTGCCCGCGGTCGACGGGTCGGCAGCCACCTGGCGATCGACCGCGCCACGGCCCAGCGTTTGCAGTTGCAGCCTGGCAACTCGGTGCGCGCGGTAATGCTGCCGAGTCAGCAGCAACAAGCGGTGGCTGCCTGA
- a CDS encoding isocitrate lyase/PEP mutase family protein, whose translation MTRLSHQDLRRNFRQLLASDTCYHTASVFDPMSARIAADLGFEVGILGGSVASLQVLGAPDFALITLSEFAEQATRIGRVAQLPVIADADHGYGNALNVMRTIVELERAGVAALTIEDTLLPAQFGRKSTDLITVAEGVGKIRAALEARVATEMAIIARTNAGILPNQEIISRTRQYQAAGADGICMVGVQDFDQLEQIAEHLTVPLMLVTYGNPALRDDKRLAELGVRVTIDGHGAYFAAIKATYDSLREQRQIFTQASDLSATELTHTYTQPEEYILWAKEYMSVKE comes from the coding sequence ATGACCAGGCTTTCTCATCAAGATTTGCGCCGTAATTTCCGTCAGTTGCTGGCCTCCGACACCTGTTATCACACCGCCTCGGTGTTCGATCCGATGTCGGCGCGGATTGCCGCTGACCTGGGTTTTGAAGTGGGGATTCTCGGTGGCTCGGTGGCCTCGTTGCAGGTATTGGGTGCGCCGGATTTTGCCCTGATCACCCTCAGCGAGTTCGCCGAACAGGCCACGCGCATTGGCCGCGTCGCCCAATTGCCGGTGATCGCCGACGCCGACCACGGCTACGGCAACGCCCTCAACGTGATGCGCACCATCGTCGAACTGGAACGCGCGGGCGTCGCCGCCCTGACCATCGAAGACACCCTGCTGCCGGCGCAATTCGGACGCAAATCCACCGACCTGATCACCGTCGCCGAAGGTGTCGGCAAGATCCGCGCGGCGCTGGAAGCCCGGGTCGCTACGGAAATGGCAATCATCGCCCGCACCAACGCCGGTATTCTGCCGAATCAGGAAATCATCAGCCGTACCCGGCAATATCAGGCCGCCGGCGCTGATGGCATCTGCATGGTTGGTGTGCAGGACTTCGATCAGCTCGAGCAAATCGCCGAGCACTTGACTGTGCCGCTGATGCTGGTGACCTATGGCAACCCGGCGTTGCGCGACGACAAGCGTCTGGCCGAACTTGGCGTACGCGTGACCATCGACGGCCACGGCGCTTACTTTGCCGCAATCAAAGCCACGTACGACAGCTTGCGCGAGCAACGGCAGATTTTCACCCAGGCGTCCGACCTGAGCGCGACCGAACTGACGCACACCTATACCCAGCCGGAGGAATACATCCTTTGGGCCAAGGAATACATGAGCGTCAAGGAGTGA
- a CDS encoding alpha/beta fold hydrolase has translation MLLLFVALAVFVAWSWLSYPAVGHWLYDLNMAIEAKLYKLHKIEVPIAEMTVSTWQGGPYEASSAILMLHGFSADKNLWLRCARHFVREYRVIIPDLAGHGETGFKAGGGYDIALQAKRMIQLLDVCGVEQVHVIGNSMGGYIAAWLAATYPDRIASVALIDPAGVTAPEISDMERHLARGHNPFLINSREEFRQFYAMTMESPPWVPKLVLDAIAQRYERQRDELEEIFRDFRASPPMEPKLPAIRCPALLLWGRKDRLIDVSSVPVWSKGIANLRVEVWDHVGHMPMVEQPASTARLYREFLGNQR, from the coding sequence ATGCTTTTGCTGTTTGTCGCCCTCGCGGTTTTCGTGGCCTGGAGCTGGTTGAGTTATCCGGCGGTCGGCCATTGGCTGTATGACCTGAACATGGCCATCGAGGCCAAGTTGTACAAACTGCACAAGATCGAAGTGCCGATTGCCGAGATGACCGTGTCGACCTGGCAAGGCGGACCTTATGAGGCCTCCAGCGCGATTCTGATGTTGCACGGCTTCAGCGCCGACAAAAACCTGTGGCTGCGTTGTGCCCGGCATTTTGTTCGCGAATACCGGGTGATCATTCCGGACCTGGCCGGCCATGGCGAAACCGGCTTCAAGGCGGGCGGCGGCTACGACATTGCGCTGCAGGCGAAACGGATGATTCAGTTACTGGATGTCTGCGGCGTGGAGCAGGTGCATGTGATCGGCAATTCCATGGGCGGTTACATCGCAGCATGGCTGGCGGCCACCTATCCGGACCGGATCGCGTCGGTGGCATTGATCGATCCGGCTGGTGTCACAGCGCCGGAGATCAGCGACATGGAGCGCCATCTGGCCCGTGGCCATAATCCGTTCCTGATCAACTCGCGAGAAGAGTTTCGCCAGTTTTATGCAATGACCATGGAATCGCCGCCCTGGGTACCAAAATTGGTGCTGGACGCCATCGCGCAACGTTACGAGCGGCAACGCGATGAGCTGGAAGAGATTTTTCGTGACTTTCGCGCCAGCCCACCAATGGAGCCAAAACTGCCAGCGATCCGATGCCCGGCGCTGTTGCTGTGGGGGCGCAAGGATCGTTTGATCGACGTCAGCAGCGTGCCGGTGTGGAGCAAGGGCATTGCCAATCTGCGGGTCGAAGTCTGGGACCACGTCGGGCACATGCCGATGGTCGAGCAACCCGCGAGTACCGCACGCCTGTATCGGGAATTTCTCGGAAACCAGCGATGA
- a CDS encoding flavin-containing monooxygenase, with protein sequence MQTYRVLIIGSGFGGQCAAVNLLKAGIDDFRVLERRDFFGGTWCQNTYPGAAVDVPSPLYSLSFASYRWSQMFAEQAELQRYTEQVIEQFGLRERVELQANVERIEWNEAEKRWAVHTASKGIFYAQFVINASGPLSQPVIPRISGQDRFRGKTFHTNHWDHSYDYRGKRVAIVGSGASAVQVIPVIAPQVDQLHVFQRTPHWVLPRADRRFGSIQRWLLGVKPAYKLLRWLIYWQFETRVIAFKYSKPAIRLVQRQAMRWLKRQVPNPNLRAKLVPDFAIGCKRVLLSNTYYPALSRANVTLHTREQGVASLDESGINTADGAHIDVDLIIWSTGYDATDGVISYPVSGKNAVQLRDVWAEYPRAYLGTSLPDFPNLFIVTGPNTGIGHTSALFIIESQMNYILDCIRTVHAKGLRSIEVRPEAERTYTAMIHREMERTVWKSGGCHSWYQSKSGHVIAMFPGFSFSYYRLTRALKPADHILS encoded by the coding sequence ATGCAGACCTATCGAGTGTTGATCATCGGCAGCGGATTCGGCGGCCAGTGCGCGGCGGTCAACCTGCTCAAGGCCGGGATCGACGATTTCCGCGTGCTGGAACGCCGGGACTTCTTCGGCGGCACATGGTGCCAGAACACCTACCCCGGCGCCGCCGTGGACGTGCCGTCGCCGCTCTATTCGCTGTCGTTTGCCTCCTACCGTTGGTCGCAGATGTTTGCCGAACAGGCTGAACTGCAGCGCTACACCGAACAGGTGATTGAACAGTTCGGGCTGCGCGAACGGGTGGAACTGCAAGCCAACGTCGAACGCATCGAATGGAATGAGGCGGAAAAACGCTGGGCCGTGCACACCGCCAGCAAAGGAATTTTCTACGCGCAGTTCGTCATCAATGCCAGCGGACCGCTGAGCCAACCGGTGATCCCACGAATTAGCGGCCAGGATCGCTTTCGCGGCAAGACTTTTCACACAAACCATTGGGACCACAGCTACGACTACCGTGGTAAACGCGTGGCGATCGTCGGCAGTGGCGCCAGTGCCGTGCAAGTGATTCCAGTGATCGCGCCGCAGGTCGACCAGTTGCATGTGTTCCAACGCACGCCGCATTGGGTGCTGCCCCGAGCGGATCGCCGCTTCGGTTCCATCCAGCGCTGGCTGCTCGGGGTAAAACCCGCTTACAAGCTGCTGCGCTGGCTGATCTATTGGCAGTTCGAAACGCGGGTGATTGCGTTCAAATACTCGAAACCGGCGATCCGCCTGGTGCAGCGTCAGGCAATGCGCTGGCTCAAGCGTCAGGTGCCAAACCCGAATTTGCGCGCCAAGCTCGTTCCAGACTTCGCCATCGGCTGCAAACGGGTGCTGCTTTCCAATACTTATTATCCGGCGCTGAGCCGGGCCAACGTGACGCTGCATACTCGCGAGCAAGGCGTCGCATCACTGGATGAAAGCGGGATCAACACCGCGGACGGCGCGCACATCGATGTCGATCTGATCATCTGGTCTACCGGTTACGACGCTACCGACGGGGTGATTTCCTACCCGGTCAGCGGAAAAAACGCTGTGCAATTGCGCGATGTCTGGGCCGAGTATCCGCGCGCCTACCTCGGCACCAGCCTGCCGGACTTTCCCAACCTGTTTATCGTCACAGGCCCCAACACCGGCATTGGTCATACATCAGCGTTGTTCATCATCGAATCGCAGATGAACTACATCCTCGACTGCATTCGCACCGTGCATGCAAAAGGTTTGCGCAGCATTGAGGTACGCCCCGAAGCAGAACGTACCTACACTGCAATGATCCACCGGGAAATGGAGCGCACGGTGTGGAAGTCCGGCGGCTGCCACAGCTGGTATCAAAGCAAGAGCGGTCATGTGATCGCGATGTTTCCCGGCTTCAGTTTCAGCTACTACCGCTTGACCCGTGCGTTGAAACCCGCCGACCACATTTTGTCTTGA
- a CDS encoding diguanylate cyclase, with protein MGNTGRKGLSMARRLYTSRTLGLALGLVCVSVAMYPLDPAPWVWALMICNGLLWPHLAYQWARRSQTPYHAEYRNLLIDAFFGGFWVAAMHFNPLPSATTVSMMAMNNVAIGGPRFLLAGLAAQIFGMGVGLVVFAPAFIPQTSSTQLYACLPLLMFYPLALGWICFRQAHTLGRHKRELLALSRTDSLTGLLNHGAWKDQLEIAFQRCKRQKEGAAIALIDIDHFKAINDTYGHVAGDIVLRQLSKLLKQNLRATDIAGRYGGDEFCVILPDLPLFNAAQAMEVLRERFVTLGYDQDPALKVSLSIGLAAYEPAHVDATRWLNDADQALYEAKAGGRNRVICNCDTPRHELLDSV; from the coding sequence ATGGGAAATACGGGACGCAAGGGACTTTCAATGGCCAGGAGGCTTTACACATCGCGGACCCTGGGGCTGGCGCTGGGGCTCGTCTGTGTCAGCGTGGCAATGTATCCGCTCGACCCGGCACCGTGGGTTTGGGCGCTGATGATTTGCAACGGCCTGCTGTGGCCGCATCTGGCGTACCAATGGGCGCGCCGTTCGCAAACGCCGTACCACGCCGAATACCGCAACTTGTTGATCGACGCTTTTTTCGGTGGCTTCTGGGTCGCCGCCATGCATTTCAATCCGCTGCCCAGCGCCACGACCGTTTCGATGATGGCGATGAATAATGTCGCTATCGGCGGTCCTCGGTTTCTTTTGGCCGGGCTGGCGGCGCAGATTTTCGGGATGGGCGTCGGCCTGGTGGTCTTCGCCCCGGCGTTCATTCCGCAAACCTCATCGACGCAGCTCTACGCTTGCCTGCCGTTATTGATGTTTTATCCGTTGGCATTGGGCTGGATCTGCTTTCGTCAGGCCCACACTCTGGGTCGGCATAAACGTGAACTGTTGGCATTGAGCCGGACGGACAGCCTCACGGGTCTGCTCAATCATGGCGCGTGGAAGGATCAACTGGAGATCGCTTTCCAGCGCTGCAAACGGCAGAAAGAAGGTGCGGCGATTGCCTTGATCGACATTGATCATTTCAAGGCGATCAATGACACCTATGGTCATGTCGCCGGCGACATCGTGTTGCGACAACTGAGCAAGTTGCTCAAACAGAACCTGCGTGCGACCGACATTGCCGGACGTTATGGTGGCGATGAGTTCTGCGTGATTCTGCCGGACCTGCCGCTGTTCAACGCCGCCCAGGCCATGGAAGTCCTGCGCGAGCGGTTTGTCACGCTGGGGTACGATCAGGATCCAGCGCTGAAGGTCAGTTTGAGTATTGGCCTGGCGGCGTATGAACCCGCCCATGTCGACGCGACCCGCTGGCTCAATGACGCCGATCAGGCGTTGTACGAAGCCAAGGCTGGCGGGCGCAACCGGGTGATCTGCAACTGCGACACGCCCCGGCACGAGTTGCTCGACTCGGTTTGA
- a CDS encoding M20/M25/M40 family metallo-hydrolase, producing the protein MTFSFSRSLLAVSLGLSLTLAASAAVAEPHKQVLADAEQYQPEALKLLERLVNIDSGSGYEPGLKQVSDIAIDELKKLGATIELVPNTPEKSNHVLATFKGTGKAKILLMAHMDTVFKEGSAAERPFHIKDGRAYGPGVMDDKGGIVAGIYALKILKNLDFKDYAQITFLLDASEETGSDVATDLIKKTAKQHDVTLNLEPGRPADGLVVWRKGSATALVEVKGKAAHAGVAPELGRNAAMEAAHQILQLGKLGDEAKKTTINFTVLKAGDRTNVIPDQATAKADVRAAVPEEFDRIEKDLARVSQDKLIAETEVKTTLQRGLPPMPQTAESDRLMAMAQGIYGEIGRKLTEEGSGGAADASLSAGVGTPTLDGFGIVGGNIHTPEEYAEVASVAPRIYLLSRMIMELAK; encoded by the coding sequence ATGACGTTCTCATTTTCCCGCTCTCTGTTGGCCGTCAGTCTTGGCCTGTCGCTAACCCTCGCAGCGTCCGCTGCCGTTGCCGAACCGCACAAGCAAGTGCTCGCCGATGCCGAGCAATATCAGCCCGAAGCGCTGAAGCTGTTGGAGCGATTGGTCAACATCGACTCCGGTTCAGGTTATGAACCGGGCCTCAAGCAAGTCAGCGACATCGCTATCGATGAGCTGAAAAAGCTCGGCGCGACCATTGAGCTGGTGCCGAATACACCGGAAAAATCCAACCATGTGCTCGCGACGTTCAAGGGCACCGGCAAGGCGAAGATCCTGCTGATGGCGCACATGGACACGGTATTCAAAGAGGGTTCTGCGGCTGAACGGCCGTTCCATATCAAGGACGGTCGCGCCTATGGACCCGGTGTGATGGACGACAAGGGCGGCATCGTCGCTGGGATCTACGCGCTGAAAATCCTCAAGAATCTCGACTTCAAGGATTACGCGCAAATCACCTTTCTGCTCGATGCCAGTGAGGAAACCGGTTCGGACGTCGCCACCGATCTGATCAAGAAAACCGCCAAGCAGCATGACGTAACGCTCAATCTGGAGCCGGGTCGTCCCGCCGATGGCCTGGTGGTGTGGCGCAAGGGCAGTGCGACGGCGCTGGTCGAGGTCAAAGGCAAAGCTGCTCACGCCGGTGTCGCGCCGGAGTTGGGACGCAACGCCGCGATGGAAGCGGCGCACCAGATTCTGCAACTGGGCAAGCTCGGCGACGAGGCGAAGAAAACCACCATCAACTTCACCGTGCTCAAGGCCGGTGACCGCACCAACGTGATTCCCGACCAAGCCACGGCCAAGGCTGACGTACGCGCAGCGGTGCCGGAAGAGTTCGACCGCATCGAGAAGGATCTGGCGCGGGTTTCGCAGGACAAGCTGATTGCTGAAACGGAAGTGAAGACTACGTTGCAGCGCGGATTGCCACCGATGCCGCAGACTGCAGAGTCGGATCGCCTGATGGCCATGGCCCAGGGGATTTACGGTGAGATCGGCCGCAAGCTGACCGAGGAGGGCAGCGGTGGTGCGGCGGATGCCAGTTTGTCCGCCGGGGTCGGTACGCCGACGCTGGATGGTTTTGGCATTGTCGGCGGCAATATTCACACGCCGGAGGAATACGCCGAAGTGGCGAGCGTGGCGCCGCGGATTTATCTGTTGTCGCGGATGATCATGGAGTTGGCCAAGTAG